ATGTGCTGATCACGCTGGATCCGGCCCAATTTGAGAGGATCGCCAAAAACGCCGTCTAACGCCTTATGCATGACCGGAGCGTATCACCGTGCCAAAATGACAAATAAACCGCACACGCGGCGCGGTAAACACCCGTAAACACCATGACCACGACAAGACACCCTGAACAATATCAGGGTGTCTTTTTTTGCAGCCTACTTGCATGGTCTACCCATGCGTATCCATACCACTGCCAAACTCTCCGAAAACATCTTGCGTACCCCGGAAGGCTACCTGCTTTGCAAGGGAGCAGCACTGGCGCGCACTGGCGCAATGGCTTACCTGCCGGAAGAGGTGCCGCCGGAAATCGTAAAAGGTTTCCATGGCGACCAGGTGCTTGTTACCCGTGATGCTGCCGAAGTATTCCGGCCTGCCACGCTGGCCAGCTTTGAGGGCAAACCCTTCACGCTGGATCACCCGGACGAAGACGTTAATCCAGACAACTGGCCAGAGCTGGCCCACGGATTTGTATTTAACGTGCGCCGGGGTGACGGCCGCCAGCAGGATCTGATGCTTGCCGACATCCTGATTACCGAGGCTGATGCCATTGATGCGGTGCTGCATGACGGCATGCGCGAGCTGTCGTGCGGGTATGATTGTGATTTCGAGGCAATCCGTCCCGGCGTGGGACGGCAAATCAATATCATGGGCAACCATGTGGCGCTTGTAGACCACGGCCGGGCCGGGGCGCGCTGCAAAATCAAAGATCAAAGGGAGACCCCTATGACCCCCAAAAAGACAAAAAAGCCCAGCTGGGCGGATAAAATGCGCCTCCTGCTGAAGGACGCGGAAGCCGAGGAAGCCAACGGCTCGCAGGACGAAGACACGCCTCCCCCGCAGGATGAGGATGATCCTGTGGCCACCACGGATGACGACGTGGCCGCAAGTCTCGAAGAAATCAAGCTCTCGCTACGCACACTGATCGAGATGCTCAAGCCGCAGGGCACGGATGAAGATCCGCAGACCCAGGGCGAAGATCCGGACCAGAGCTCGCAGGACGGGGACGATCCCCAGACTGATGAAGATCCGGACCAGAACACACCGGATGAAGACGATCCCCAGGCTGATGAAGACATCCCGGTCAAAAGCGCAGACCGCAAGCCAGGACGCATGGCTGATGCCGCCACTGTGCGCAGTGCCCAGCGCATGGGACTGCTGGGCTGCCGCGTGGGCGATAACGCTGATGTTGTACGCCGCACTGCATTGGGCATGGCCTGCCGCAGCCCCAACACCCGCCGCATTGTGGACAGCATCCTTGGCGGCAAGGCCATCGCCAATGCCACAAATGCCGAAGTGCGGGCCGCGTTTGCTGCTGTGGGGGTGCTTGCCGGAGCTGGCAACAACCGCCGCACAGTTGACAGTCTTTCCAGACCTGGCGCGGGAGACGGTAAAGGGCCGGTTACCCCCGCTGACATCAACAAAATGAATGCCGCGTACTACTCCGGCAAAGGGGGCAAGTAATGAGTAACGCCTATCTCAAGCGTATGCCCGCCGGTATACCCGGCGACGTAAGCCGCAAGGCCGAAGCTACGGTGGAAGCCGGGCTTATGGGTGAAGCCGTTGCCTTTGGCGCACCGGTCAAAATGGACGGAGGCAGGCTTGTAGCTCTTTCTGGCGCGTCCGATGCTGTCTACGGCTTTGTGGTGCGCCCGTATCCGACCATGGGCAGTGCAGCGGCATCCGGCAGTATTCAGGACGTGCTGCGACGCGGTTACATGACCGTCAAGCTGACCCAGGGGACATCTGCCAAGGGTGGCCAGGTCTATGTGCGCCACACGGCAGAAACCGGCAAGGCTGTGGGTGACATCGAGGCCGCCGCAGTGGAGGGCAAAAACCTGGCAGTGCCGGGATGCCTGTTCATGGGTGAAGCTGATAGCAGCGGCAACGTCGAAATATCCTTCAATCTGTAGGAGACTCAATGTTTACGTTTGACAAAAAGACTATCCGCGATGCTGGCGCATTTTTCATTGGTGAGCTGGAGCGTCTTGATCCGGAGCTGCACGCGCCTTTGGCTTCTGTTACCTGGGGCAGGGATATTGACCTGCGCGAGGATGTGGTTCTGGGGGATGAACTGAGCAGCTTTACAAATTCCTCCTTTGCTGCTGCTGGCGGTATCTACGCCAACGGCATCAACTGGGTGGGCAAGGACAGTACTGCCATTGCCGGCATGGCCGTGAGCATCGACAAAACCAGCAAGCCCCTGCGCCTGTGGGGCCAGGAGATCGGATTTTCCGTTCAGGAACTGGCTGCGGCCCAGCGTGTGGGCCGCCCCATTGACCTGCAGAAGTTTGACGGCCTCAAACTCAAACATCAGATGGACATAGACCAGATGGTCTATCTGGGAGACGAGGTGGTGGGAGCCACCGGGCTGTGCAATAACGCGTCCATCACCCCCATGGATGAGACAAAAACCTGGGAAGCCTCCACCCCCCTGGAAATCCTGAAAAGCATCAACAGGGTGCTGGAAGCGGCCTGGGAACAGACCGGTTTTGCCGTGCTGCCTGACCGGCTGCTGGTGCCTCCCATGGCCATGAGCAAGCTGACCCAGCCCATCACGGATGCAGGCAGCAAGAGCGTTCTCCAGTATGTACGCGAACAGTGCCTGTGCAACACTGTCAACGGCCGCCTTCTGGATATTGCTCCGGTCAAGCATCTGTCTGGTGCTGGTCAGGGACAAAAGGACCGCATGGTGGCCTATACCAAGAATCGCCAGTACGTACGCTATCCCCTGGTGCCCTTGCAGCATACGCCGGTGGAGTATCGGGGGCTGTACCAGGTCACCACCTACTACGCGGCCCTGGGCGAGCTGGAGTTTGTTTACCCTGAAACCGTGGCCTACGCGGACGGCATCTAGCCATGGATATTGCCGCCTTTCGTGCCTCTTTTCCGCAATTTTCTGCGGAATTGGTGCCGGACGCTCGTGTGCAGTTTCATCTCACCATGGCGGGCAAACTGTTGTCCGCCAAGCGGTGGGACGATCTGCTGGATCAGGGTCTGGGCCTGTATGTTGCCCACCAGCTCACGCTGGAGCTGGAGGCTCTCAAAGCCCAGGACGGTACGGGCGGCATTGACGCGGCAGCCGGAGCCGTAACGTCTGAAACCAAAACCGTGGGGAGTATGTCCCACGCTGTAACGCGGGCCGGTGCATCTGGCCAGGGCAGCGCCCTGGTCAATGCCGGGCAGTACAACAACACAATCTACGGCCAGCAGCTCTGGCAGCTCATGCAGATTGTAGGCGCAGGCGGGCTGGTGGCATGAAGCCGACTGTAACCGTCAAACAGACTGCGGATATGACAAAGCTGATGACGCAAGGCGTCGCAGCCCTGACCAAGGTCGACGTGTACATCGGCGTACCCGCCGAAAACGCGGGCAGCCGTGCGGGCGGCATCAATAACGCGGAATTGTCCTATATCCACGAATTCGGTGCTCCAGCAGCGGGCATACCGGCCCGTCCCCACCTTGTGCCGGGCATTGAGGATATCAAGGGCGAGGCTGCAAAAACCATGAAGGATGCGGCAAAGCAAGCCCTGGAAGGTAATGAAGGGAGTGTAGAGCCTGCTTTGAACCGCATCGGCCTGCTGGGCCAGAACGCCGTGCGGGCGCGATTCCAGAACAACGACTGGCCGCCACTTAAAGATTCTACCCTGGACTACGCCGCGCCGAAAAAAGACGCTGAAGGCAACACGCTGACGGACAAAAAGGGCCGGGTCAAACGGGGTAAGTCCAGACGGGATGAAGGCAAGACCAACCCCCTGCTGAATACCGGTCAGCTGATGAAAAGCCATACCTATGTAATCCGTAAACGCGGCCAGGGCATGATCACGCCGGGAGGAAAATAATGCTGGATGTATCGGCACTGCTGGACGACACGGCGTTTTGCACAGCGTTTACGGTGCTGCGCATCACGGAAGCCGTAAACGATCACGGCCGGGCCGAATATGCGGAGGCCTCCATGCCCATGACCGGCGTGGTGCAGCCTGCCACGGCCCGCGAGCTTGACCGTCTTCCCGAAGGCGAACGCGACAAGGAAACGCTGACAATCTACACGCGGCAGCCGTTGCACGTGGGCAACCTGCCTGAAGGTACGGCGGCGGATTGCGTGCTGTACAACGGCGCGCGCTATACCGTTTCCGCCGTAGAAACATGGCCGGGATATACCCGCGCTTTGGCCCAGCGGGAGCTTGACCATGCCTGATGCAGTCACACCGCCCGGCAACAGTTTGCAGGTTGGCTGGGTGCTCCCTGGTCCAGGCCCGGACGAAGACGCCCTGGAAAATGCGCTGCATGACATGGTTTGCGGCCTCACCGGTTTGCCCGGTCCTATGGTGCGTCCCCGTTGGCAACCGAACCCGCCCAAAACGCCTGGGGCGGACCCAAACTGGTGCGCCTTTGGGATTGTCAACGAGAGCGCGCCCGGCGGCACGGCGTGGCACCAGGGCGGTGCCACGCATGTGGAAATACACGAGCGCCTGGTTGTTATGTGCAGTTTTTACGGGCCGCAGGCCAGGGCATTGGCCAGGTCACTACGGGATGGCCTGTATGTGGAGCAAAACCGGTCGATGCTGCGTGATCTGGCCAATCTGGCCTTTGTGGAGGCCGGGGACATTATGCCCGCGCACGAGCTAGTTAACCTGCGCTGGATACGCCGCCAGGACATCACAATCACCCTCACGCGTGGTCCTAAAATGGACACGGACGAGGGTCTTACGGACATCAAAGATATCGACAGCGTCAAGGCATGCGGCCTGTGCGGTCGCTCGCGATAGGAGAATTCTATGGCAACAAAGGCACTTGCCGTTGACCGAGTTGTCAACGTCACCATTAATTTGCAGGCCCTGGCTGCGAGCCGCCGCAATTTTGGCGTGCTGCTGATTGTGGGCAGCTCCGACGTTATCACGGCCAGTGAGCGCATTCGCAGCTACACTGGTATAGACGGCGTTGCGGCAGATTTTGGAGTGGAAGCACCGGAATATCTGGCGGCGGAACTGTTTTTCAGCCAAAGCCCTCGCCCCGCAATTTTGCAGATCGGACGCTGGCTCAAGCAGGCTACCAGCGCCATGCTGCGCGGCGGTATCTTGACCGCCGAAGAGGCGGCGCTTGCGCAGTGGACGGGCATCAGTGATGGCAGCCTGACTGTGCATGTGGCTGGGGCCACGCATGAGGTGTCTGGCCTGGACTTCCGGTCTGTCACCAATCTTAATGCCGTAGCATCGGCCATCAGTGCCAAGACTGCCGCTAATGGCGTGGTCTGCACATGGGACGGCGAGCGGTTTACTCTCGCGACTACGGGCACAGGGCCGGATGCGACGCTCACATACTGCACGGACGCTACGGCTGGAGGCACGGCCCTGGCCGCAAAACTCAAGCTGACCGAAGACACGGCCCTTGCCCCACTGGATGGCCAGGCGGCGGAAACCATCAAACAGTGCGTGGTTGAGCTGGCGGATCGGGGCGACTGGTACGGGCTGGCCATAGCCGACAGCAGCCTGACAGTGGATGACCATCTGATTGTTGCCCAGTACATCCAGGCGGCTAGCAAAAGCCGTATTTACGCGGCCACTATCACGGACACCCGCGTGCTGGATGCCGCCTATACGGATGATCTGGCCAGCCGGGGCAAAGCGCTTAAGCTGTCGCGTTTGTTTGTTGCGTACAGTACCAACAAATATGCCGCAATCAGCGCCATTGGGCGAGCATTTACGGTCAATTTTTCGGCCAACCGCAGCACCATCACGCTCAAGTTTAAACAGCTGCCGAGTGTTGAGGCCGAAGGGCTGACGGAAACCCAGGCAAACACTCTGGCTGCAAAGCGTTGCAACGTTTTTGCCGTCTACAACAACGATACGGCAATTCTTCAGGAAGGCGTCATGAGCGGCGATGCCTGGTTTGACGAGATCCACGGCACGGACTGGCTGCAAAACGCAGTACAGACCGAGCTGTGGAACCTGCTGTACCAGAGCAAGACCAAGATTCCGCAGACCAACAGCGGCGTGCATCAGCTCATTACCTGCATCGAATCCGTGCTGGATCAGGCCGTAAACAATGCCCTGGTTGCCCCCGGCACCTGGCACGGCGACGGCTTCGGCCAGTTGGAGCGCGGCGATTATTTGCCCAAGGGATTCTATGTCTATTCGGAGCCGATTGAATTGCAGGCGCAGAGCGAGCGCGAAAAGCGCGTGGCTCCGCCCATTCAGTGCGCCATCAAACTGGCCGGTGCTATCCATTCTGTGGATGTGGCCATCAACGTAAACAGGTAACAGCATGGGATACGCATACTCTTTTTTGGACGTACACGCGGCCATCAGCGGCCCTGGCGGCAACTTCCCACTTTCGGGTGACCGGGCGGGCATTGCCCAGGAAGGCCTGACCATCGTCCCCACCGGCGATCAAAACACCATGACCGTGGGGGCAGACGGGTCTGTCATGCACAGCCTGCTGGCAGATGCT
This is a stretch of genomic DNA from Desulfovibrio desulfuricans. It encodes these proteins:
- a CDS encoding structural cement protein Gp24; its protein translation is MSNAYLKRMPAGIPGDVSRKAEATVEAGLMGEAVAFGAPVKMDGGRLVALSGASDAVYGFVVRPYPTMGSAAASGSIQDVLRRGYMTVKLTQGTSAKGGQVYVRHTAETGKAVGDIEAAAVEGKNLAVPGCLFMGEADSSGNVEISFNL
- a CDS encoding DUF2184 domain-containing protein gives rise to the protein MFTFDKKTIRDAGAFFIGELERLDPELHAPLASVTWGRDIDLREDVVLGDELSSFTNSSFAAAGGIYANGINWVGKDSTAIAGMAVSIDKTSKPLRLWGQEIGFSVQELAAAQRVGRPIDLQKFDGLKLKHQMDIDQMVYLGDEVVGATGLCNNASITPMDETKTWEASTPLEILKSINRVLEAAWEQTGFAVLPDRLLVPPMAMSKLTQPITDAGSKSVLQYVREQCLCNTVNGRLLDIAPVKHLSGAGQGQKDRMVAYTKNRQYVRYPLVPLQHTPVEYRGLYQVTTYYAALGELEFVYPETVAYADGI
- a CDS encoding DUF2213 domain-containing protein — translated: MRIHTTAKLSENILRTPEGYLLCKGAALARTGAMAYLPEEVPPEIVKGFHGDQVLVTRDAAEVFRPATLASFEGKPFTLDHPDEDVNPDNWPELAHGFVFNVRRGDGRQQDLMLADILITEADAIDAVLHDGMRELSCGYDCDFEAIRPGVGRQINIMGNHVALVDHGRAGARCKIKDQRETPMTPKKTKKPSWADKMRLLLKDAEAEEANGSQDEDTPPPQDEDDPVATTDDDVAASLEEIKLSLRTLIEMLKPQGTDEDPQTQGEDPDQSSQDGDDPQTDEDPDQNTPDEDDPQADEDIPVKSADRKPGRMADAATVRSAQRMGLLGCRVGDNADVVRRTALGMACRSPNTRRIVDSILGGKAIANATNAEVRAAFAAVGVLAGAGNNRRTVDSLSRPGAGDGKGPVTPADINKMNAAYYSGKGGK
- a CDS encoding phage neck terminator protein translates to MPDAVTPPGNSLQVGWVLPGPGPDEDALENALHDMVCGLTGLPGPMVRPRWQPNPPKTPGADPNWCAFGIVNESAPGGTAWHQGGATHVEIHERLVVMCSFYGPQARALARSLRDGLYVEQNRSMLRDLANLAFVEAGDIMPAHELVNLRWIRRQDITITLTRGPKMDTDEGLTDIKDIDSVKACGLCGRSR
- a CDS encoding DUF4054 domain-containing protein, with the translated sequence MDIAAFRASFPQFSAELVPDARVQFHLTMAGKLLSAKRWDDLLDQGLGLYVAHQLTLELEALKAQDGTGGIDAAAGAVTSETKTVGSMSHAVTRAGASGQGSALVNAGQYNNTIYGQQLWQLMQIVGAGGLVA
- a CDS encoding DUF3383 domain-containing protein, producing MATKALAVDRVVNVTINLQALAASRRNFGVLLIVGSSDVITASERIRSYTGIDGVAADFGVEAPEYLAAELFFSQSPRPAILQIGRWLKQATSAMLRGGILTAEEAALAQWTGISDGSLTVHVAGATHEVSGLDFRSVTNLNAVASAISAKTAANGVVCTWDGERFTLATTGTGPDATLTYCTDATAGGTALAAKLKLTEDTALAPLDGQAAETIKQCVVELADRGDWYGLAIADSSLTVDDHLIVAQYIQAASKSRIYAATITDTRVLDAAYTDDLASRGKALKLSRLFVAYSTNKYAAISAIGRAFTVNFSANRSTITLKFKQLPSVEAEGLTETQANTLAAKRCNVFAVYNNDTAILQEGVMSGDAWFDEIHGTDWLQNAVQTELWNLLYQSKTKIPQTNSGVHQLITCIESVLDQAVNNALVAPGTWHGDGFGQLERGDYLPKGFYVYSEPIELQAQSEREKRVAPPIQCAIKLAGAIHSVDVAINVNR